The sequence TAGCGCTCCGCCTCGCCGCCGTTTTTGCGCGCCCCCGATACCACCGCGACGACGAGCGCATACGACGGTGCCAGGGAGTCCAGCACGTCCTCGAGCGTGTAGGCGTGCGGCTCACCGAGGATGCCGTGGAGCGCCGCGAGCGTGGCCTCCGCGACGAGGAACCGCGGCGCCGGCTCCGAGGTCAGGATCGACCCGGACGAGGTGCCGACGACCTCGCGGGCGCCAAGACGCAGGCGCACCTGCGCCGACGCCCGCCCGCCCTCGGACTCGAAATGGACGTCCAGCAGCCGTACCCGCGCTTCCGCGGGGAGCGCGCGCTCCGGGTACCAGGCCGCCCGCCGCGCCGCGGCGGCCGGCGACATCTTCGCCGCCGTGGAGGCGCGGCTGGCGAGCGCCAGCAGATCGTCCACCGTCGAAGGGGGATGGCCAGGCTCGCGGTTCTCGTGGCGGCGGCCGCCCGCGAACCCGACGCTGACGGTGACGCGGCGGTCCGACCCGGCCACCGGGACCTGCACCACGTCTTGGATGCGGGCCGCCAGGGCGCGCGCGTCGTCGTCCGCGCGGGTCGTCGCGATCGCAAACTCGTCGCCGCCGTACCGGCACAGCAGGTCGGTCATGGGATCGGTGCAGCGCCGCAGCAGGTCGCCGACCGAGCGAAGGACACCGTCGCCGACCACGTGCCCGAGCGACTTGTTGACCTCGCCGAAGCTGTCGAGATCGATGAACAGCACAGTGACTTCCTGTCCGCGCGCCAGCGCGCCGGCCGCCCACGTCCGCAGCGCGGTCGCCCACGGCAGTCCGGTCAGCGGATCGGTCTGCTGGTTGATCGCGCGCAGCACCGCGGACAGCGTGAGGTAGCCGACCGCGCGATCGCCCTGCATGACGGGCAGCACTTCCAGCTCCTGCGACATCAGCAGCGCGTGGGCCTGCAGCAGCGGCAGGTCCGGGCTCGGGGGCGTGACCCCGGACCTCATCAGATCCGTCACGGGACGGAAGGGCCGTTCTTCGAGCAGATCGAGCGAGGTGAGCACGCCCACCAGCCTGCCGGCGTCGAGCACGGGAACGACGGGAAGGTGGTGAACCCGCAGCGCGGCGGACGCTTTCGCCGCGGTATCGCACGCCGACACGAAGACCGCCGTCGGCGTCATCACGTCCCCCACGCGGTCGAGCGCGCCCTCCATTTGCCTGTGCTTTCGCTCCACCGCCTCGCGTTCCTCCGGACAACGGGCGCGTATGGCGGGGCCCGGCGGCAGGGTGCCGTTGCGAAGCGGTCGAAAGCGTCTGAAATAGGTTCCATGCGTGTCGCGATCCCCCGTCAGAGGCGGTGATCCCAGGTGGCGGTTTCCCGGTACGTCGGCGCACGGGTCAAGCGCATCGAAGACCCCAAGCTCATTCGCGGCGAGGGCGAGTACGTCGACGACCTGAGATTCCCCGGTTTGTTGCACGCGGCCTTTGTGCGCAGCCCGCACGCCCACGCGCGCATCGTTCGAATCGACCTGGCCGGGGCCGCGGCGCTGCCGGGGGTGCGGGCCGCCATGTCCGCGTCCGACCTCCCGGAGATCCAAAAGCCCCTGCCGGCCCTCACGGTCGACGAGATGCGCGTCGTCGCGCACCGGCCGCTTGCCGACGGGGAAGTCCACTACGCCGGCCAGCCGGTCGCCGTGGTCGTGGCCGACGACCCGTACGTCGCGCGCGACGGCGCGGAGCGCGCCGTCGTGGAGTACGCGCCGCTGCCGGCCGTCATCGACCTGGACCGGGCCGCCGCCGGCGCTCCGTATGTCCACGAATCGCTCGGCACGAACGTCGCGTACCGGCAGGTCCTCGACGAGGGGGATGTCGACGCCGCGTTCCGGCAGGCTCCCGTCGTGGTCCGGCAGCGCATGCTCAACCAGCGCCTCGCGCCCGTCCCGCTCGAGCCCCGGGGAACCGTGGCGATGTACGACGGCAGCACGGGGCAGGGCATCCTGACGGTCTGGAACTCCACCCAGGAAGCGCACGCGATCCGCGACGGCATCGGCCAGGCACTCGGGCTCGAGACCCGGCGCATCCGCGTCATCACGCCGGACGTCGGCGGCGGCTTCGGCGCGAAGCTCAACACATACCCGGAAGACGTCGTCGTCGCGCAGCTCGCGAGGCGGCTCGGCCACGCCGTGAAGTGGATCGAGACGCGCCGGGAAAACATGCTCACGACGACCCACGGCCGCGCGCAGGCGGCGGACCTCGAGGTCGCGGCGGAGCGCGAC comes from bacterium and encodes:
- a CDS encoding GGDEF domain-containing protein; translated protein: MERKHRQMEGALDRVGDVMTPTAVFVSACDTAAKASAALRVHHLPVVPVLDAGRLVGVLTSLDLLEERPFRPVTDLMRSGVTPPSPDLPLLQAHALLMSQELEVLPVMQGDRAVGYLTLSAVLRAINQQTDPLTGLPWATALRTWAAGALARGQEVTVLFIDLDSFGEVNKSLGHVVGDGVLRSVGDLLRRCTDPMTDLLCRYGGDEFAIATTRADDDARALAARIQDVVQVPVAGSDRRVTVSVGFAGGRRHENREPGHPPSTVDDLLALASRASTAAKMSPAAAARRAAWYPERALPAEARVRLLDVHFESEGGRASAQVRLRLGAREVVGTSSGSILTSEPAPRFLVAEATLAALHGILGEPHAYTLEDVLDSLAPSYALVVAVVSGARKNGGEAERYVGGATERNLPRAVCKAVLDAVNRPLARRLGALMGSGAR